The region GGCGCAAAGCGAACAATCCGTTTACCATCCCCCTCATCGTCGGGGCCGAATTCCTGAATTTGTTTGCGCCATTCGGCTTTCAGTTCGGCCATCGTATGTCCGACCTGTTTCTTAGACCGGGTACGCGCACCCAATGCGCCGAGTTCATCGATGTCCGTAATGCCTTTTTCTTTGGCAATCCGGCCAATCTCATTGGTGCGTTTGCTAAACAAATCGACCACCCTTTGTGGGACGCCGTCTACGGAGAAAGCCTTATCCGTCCGCCGGATTTGATAGCCCTGTTCGATCAGGTTATCGGATAATCGTTTGTGAAAACGGGCCTGATAATAGGGCATATCCCGGTTAATGTCCCGGAACTGAACCGCCTTGATCTGCTGCTCTTCCGCGTCCCATGTCGCGTTAAAAACAAAGCAGTGCGCGTGAAGGTGGGGGTCAGGTAAATGCCCCGCGACCGGTCTTGCCGTTTGATGAATAAAGGTGGAGTAAAGCAGTTCACCCGTATCCCGTTCCGCAACGGATTTATCCTTACGTACACGCGTTTTGGCGTCGCGTTCAATGTCCTGCATGGTTTCACTCACCGACTTCTGAAACGCTTCCAGAATATGCAGATCGTTCGAGAGCGCATGCAGGATCGAAAGTTCTTTCGGACAATGGAAGTTAATATCATAACCGACCGTTCGGTGCTCATTGGTGCGGGGCGTCATAGATTTCCCGGTCGCGGGATTGACGTTATCGCATAAATCAAAGAAAACGTCTTTGTTCACCGGGCCCGTCAGTCCAAGCCGTTCGGCCAGTTTTCCGTGCATGACCCCCTGTAATTCCTGATCGTTTAAATAATAGTCAGCCTTCGCCAACGCTTGCGAAAAATAGCTTTTGGCCCCACTGGCCGAATGGCTCTGGATCATCCGTATCATAGCCGTCAGAATACAGGAGGTTGCTTGAAACCCGCGTCACTTTCTGTGTTTGATACAATGAATGCATCACCAATAATTGTCCCCGCGTCCGACTGAGCTGTGCTGGCCAATTTGGGAAAGCAGTGCCACAATAAAACGAATGAAAAAAATATCATTTGTATCAGACGTCTTCTCGTAGCACTGCTACGACCTCAAAAAGCCTCGACCGTTTCTTCGTCCTCCATGAACAGCTCGGCCACTTTTCGTCGGGCATCCGGGTCAGCTGGACGGCGACCGATGAAGGCAAATCCGCGCGTCTCATCCGACCCGCGACCTTCAATAAAGGCTTTGGCCAGTTCCTCATTGGCAATGAGTTTGTCGATGTGATCCATGACAAAATTATCGCCCTCATGGTAGGCTGCCACATAACTCAGCGAGTAAAAAATGCTGCTGATGAAAAGAATAAAACCAATGGGCTGACCGGCCATCCACAGCACGAAACCAACGCTACCAAAGAGACCTGGTTCAACTACTGTTTCAATGGTGCGAACACTCATTAGTTTCCCGTTAAAGTCGAGCGTCCTGATCTGGGGATGGATTAGACCGGCTGAGAGACTAAACCGGGCAAAGTCAAAAACGCTGGGTAGGCGTTTGATTTCATTCCGACGCTGAATGGCCATATACAGGAAGCCTCCCAGATAGGCATACCAGGTCAGGAACATTCCCCAAAAATTGATAAGACTCGAACCACTTAAAAAGCCTCTGTATGTACTGCTGAAAATCAGAGGAAAGAACCCTAAAACCAGGACGACGATAATAGCCCCTGAAAACGAAAAATAGCGTTCACCCTGATTACGGCGAATAAAAACTTCCAGCAACATTCGGGGATACGAACTCAGACCAAGAAAGAGGCTCAGTAGCGCTTCTTTGATGACGTTTCGACGTCGGTACACGGTTCGGTAATACAGATTCTTTTTCATGGTTGTAATGGTTTGACATTAAAGTTGGGGTTGATAATTCTGATTAAAATGCATTTTGATATGGTTCTGCCCATTGAAGATGCTATCGCCCTGTCGGTGCATATAGCCGCTCACGCGAAAGTTATTTAGGACCCCGCCGGTCTTCAGCGTCCCAAATTCTTCGGGTCTGACAACGCGTTCGAGCTTAAGGGAACGCCCCCGTGTCGTGGAAAAATTTTCGGATACGGTCGTGCTTTCCGTTTGGTCTTCAAAAAAAGCATCGCCGATTAATTCAGACGCGTACTTATTGGTTTCGATGTCAGCGTTCGCATGGAATATCTTGGTACCCAGCGTTCCGAGGAACGACTTGACCCGATATTCGGATTTGTGCCCACCCATACAGGCGTAGTAATTGGGTAGGTTCTGACTAATATAAACGGTCGCTACGCGGCTGCTTCGCGCGGTTGCCTGGAAATCGGCATCACGCTCATGGATAAAATTTTGGGCCTCATCCGCCCACAAAAAAACAGGGCGGCCATTTTGTTTGACATCGCGTTTTTCCATCGCCCGCTGCCAGACATATTTAAAGAGGATTTGCACATCGCGCCCCACTTTCTGATAAATTTTAACCGGCAGGTTCAATAAAATGATCTTGCCAGTGAGACTATCTTCGGGCGTAAAGGTTGAGCGATGGCGGCAGAACAGGGAATAGACCGGATCGCGGAGCAGTTTGAACAGAAAACCGCTAAAGGTGAAGTCGATAATGCCCCGTGTTTTGTCAGACAGCGGAATGAATGTATCGACAAAAAACAGGTCAAGATGCTTAAGCAGTCGGGCGTCGGGCAGAGCTTCAACCACTTCCGCTTCAAAAACGCTATCATCCTTTAGTCGTTCCTGATCCTCAGGGGACAGAGACGAAAACCAGTCTTCAATTTGTGAATTAACAAAATTTCGGGCCGTCTCAAAGGCCATATGAAAGGGTTTGAGTTTTTCACCGGGCTCGACTTGTAACCCTTCGCTGTTTTTTGGGATAGTTTGTACAATCTCAAACATTCGCGTCACCGTAACGGTGCCATAGGCAAGCTTACATAAATCAATGACGTGAAAAATCAGCATGTCCAAAGCGCTTTCCCAGAAGGGGTCGTCTGACTTGCCGCCAGACTGCTCTTGCCCAGCCCGAATAACCGTTTTCAACAGATCGACAACATTATCAGTGAGTGTGTCATCGCCGGACACCTGAGATGCTTCGTAGTCGACAAAATTGAAATAATGAGTGCCCCCTGGTTCCAGAACCAAGAGATCATTGATGCGACCGCTCAGGTGGCAAAACTCCTCCCACATCGCTTTCTCATCCGGCTTGACGGTCAGCACCAGACCACCAAACCCCGCACTTAAATATTTAAGCGCCAACATCCGCCCCGAGCCGGAGGTCTTTCCACTCCCTATCCCGCCGAAAATCGCGCAGGATTCAATGGCATGTCTCACGGTAAAGCAGCCACGTCCTGCGCTGGACACCAGTTCGATCAGTGGCATATCTAAATTGTAATTGTCCATGGTCTATCTGTTGATGTGTTGATCTTCACGCGTATCGTTTAGTATTAGGTACATGGACAGGTGGCCAGCCTGTCCGTGTGACCTATACAATGAGTCTAGCCTTAACCTGTTGGCTTAGTACTCATTGCCGTTGCGATGCTTTTCCCACCGGGAATCCTCTGACGACTGTGAATGGTCTCCATCAGTCCACCGCTTCTCCATGCGCCCATCCTTGATCCGATAGTAATAATCGTCGTTGGTGTCTTTTTTGAAATCTGAGTCTCGAAGCCCTTTGTCGAGATCATCACTCGTTGGCTCTGCCATCGTTTGGTTTGTTTGGATTTGTTTTTAATTTAGTTCGAGCGTGCTGCATACTCCGGTGTCGATCCGGCTCCGTGCGACCAAAATCTTGAACAAATATTGTGGCTCAGCACGTTAGGTGGGTTTCTCAACAAATTGCCTATCTTTTTACGCACAAAAAGCCTTGCATATATGCGACCAAAATCTACGCTTCATCCAAGCCTATACACATTACTTTACACCACACTTAAAGAGCGATTTATCAAAGAAGAATGGCCTATAGAAGGGGGGTTACCTGGCGAAGAATTTGCAGTTTGGCAAAAGGAGGATAAGAGGGGCGTTCATGTCGTTACAAACCTGTTTGGAGTCAATTTTCGCTACTTTTACGAGCGCAAAGGGGTGGCCGAAGACGGTCAGCCTATCGTGATTTATAATGACCTACTGATCCCTGTATTCCGCTATTTAGGGTGTATTGGCGAAGAAATCGCAGCATTAATGCTAGACTTTTATAAAAATTTCAAGGTGCCTGCTGAGGTAATTTCAGCGCAAGCACAACAACCGCCCGTGAAGCGACGGACG is a window of Spirosoma linguale DSM 74 DNA encoding:
- a CDS encoding conserved hypothetical protein (KEGG: nmu:Nmul_B2799 hypothetical protein); translation: MDNYNLDMPLIELVSSAGRGCFTVRHAIESCAIFGGIGSGKTSGSGRMLALKYLSAGFGGLVLTVKPDEKAMWEEFCHLSGRINDLLVLEPGGTHYFNFVDYEASQVSGDDTLTDNVVDLLKTVIRAGQEQSGGKSDDPFWESALDMLIFHVIDLCKLAYGTVTVTRMFEIVQTIPKNSEGLQVEPGEKLKPFHMAFETARNFVNSQIEDWFSSLSPEDQERLKDDSVFEAEVVEALPDARLLKHLDLFFVDTFIPLSDKTRGIIDFTFSGFLFKLLRDPVYSLFCRHRSTFTPEDSLTGKIILLNLPVKIYQKVGRDVQILFKYVWQRAMEKRDVKQNGRPVFLWADEAQNFIHERDADFQATARSSRVATVYISQNLPNYYACMGGHKSEYRVKSFLGTLGTKIFHANADIETNKYASELIGDAFFEDQTESTTVSENFSTTRGRSLKLERVVRPEEFGTLKTGGVLNNFRVSGYMHRQGDSIFNGQNHIKMHFNQNYQPQL